A window from Limanda limanda chromosome 14, fLimLim1.1, whole genome shotgun sequence encodes these proteins:
- the LOC133019658 gene encoding solute carrier family 35 member F2-like yields MEVREEERRCGKWRVACGLYSYNLRDVFTWQLLKTVLMGQVLSLLICGTAVSCQYLADAGVETPMLQSFLNYALLLLVYTTILLTRKGERNIVHILKTKWWKYLVMGLADVEANYAVVKAYQYTTLTSIQLLDCFVIPVLMLLSWFLLKTRYRLVHFVAVSVCLLGVGAMVGADIQAGRDQGSTRDVMLGDGLVLVSAVLYAVSNVCQEHTVKNHSRIEFLGMMGLFGTLISGIQLVVLEIPAVGAIKWDLRISVLFAVYALCMYALYSFMPVVVKMTSATAVNLSLLTADLFSLFCGLFLFHYKFSLLYIISFVVITVGFIMFNAIPTYTALPEDDPADPPAGSPSDQLLAADTDSERNESITAVAAL; encoded by the exons GCAGCTCCTGAAGACCGTGCTCATGGGCCAGGTCCTGTCTCTGCTGATCTGTGGCACGGCGGTGAGCTGCCAGTACCTGGCCGACGCCGGCGTGGAGACGCCCATGCTGCAGAGTTTCCTCAACTAcgccctgctgctgctcgtctaCACAACCATCCTGCTCACACGCAAAG GTGAAAGAAACATcgtacacattttaaaaaccaaGTGGTGGAAGTATTTGGTGATGGGTCTGGCAGATGTGGAGGCAAACTATGCAGTTGTGAAGGCGTACCAGTACACCACCCTGACCAGTATCCAG ctgcTGGACTGCTTTGTGATCCCGGTGCTGATGCTGCTCTCCTGGTTCTTGCTGAAGACGCGCTACAGGCTGGTCCACTTTGTagccgtgtctgtgtgtttgctggggGTGGGCGCCATGGTGGGGGCGGACATTCAGGCCGGAAGAGACCAAGGATCCA cccgTGACGTGATGCTGGGTGATGGTCTGGTTCTCGTCAGTGCCGTCCTCTACGCCGTGTCCAACGTGTGTCAAGAGCACACGGTGAAGAACCATAGCCGGATCGAGTTCCTGGGCATGATGGGTCTGTTCGGGACCCTCATCAGCGGCATTCAGCT AGTTGTACTGGAAATTCCTGCAGTAGGAGCAATAAAGTGGGACCTTCGTATCT CCGTCCTGTTTGCAGTCTACGCCCTGTGCATGTACGCCCTGTACAGCTTCATGCCTGTGGTGGTGAAGATGACCAGCGCTACTGCCGTCAACCTGTCCCTGCTCACCGCCGACCTCTTCAGCCTCTTCTGtggcctcttcctcttccactacAAA TTTTCACTCCTGTACATCATCTCGTTCGTGGTCATCACTGTGGGTTTCATCATGTTCAACGCGATTCCCACCTACACGGCTCTACCGGAGGACGACCCCGCGGATCCACCCGCCGGGAGCCCCTCCGACCAGCTGCTGGCAGCCGACACCGACTCCGAGAGGAACGAGTCCATCACCGCTGTCGCTGCGTTATGA